From a single Candidatus Vogelbacteria bacterium genomic region:
- the recG gene encoding ATP-dependent DNA helicase RecG, with protein MNPLEPLIKHFRLTGDQLKALEKLKIKTLQDLLLHLPSRYARQGEAKQIADLVVGENAIIYGKVVKTKISKAWKKKIPMSEAVIEDGSGKIKAIWFHQAYMVKKVPEGALAQFSGKVTERNGEKYLANPDIGGNEVVPGNSLFASDEAMNLQAVYPETRGLSSGWLYYRIQTLLGKHTHEQLPDPIPSEMLKRYNLPTLSTALVWIHTPKNGRDAEAARKRFAFQEIFFIQLDRIDKRNRYQSNLSFKVKTSSEDIKTFTDRFPFPLTNAQTKAIANITSDFTKDKPMTRLLEGDVGSGKTAVAAATAFAAVKAGFEVAYMVPTEILARQHFESFIKYFEHMHVAVGLMTGSECRKFPSKIYKEQHTHISRPQLLKWVANGDIPIVIGTHSLIQKSVKFKKLSYVIIDEQHRFGVMQRGKLLKQGGGHSEVPHLLSMTATPIPRTLSLTIYGDLDLTLLDELPAGRKPVITKIIKPDEREKAYETVRQELKAGRQLYVICPRIDEPDPDKEFALQTKSAKAESLRLKKNVFPEYEIGLVHSKLKPKDKEKVMADFTAGKIDILVSTSVVEVGVNVPNATNIIIEGSERFGLAQLHQLRGRVLRSSHQAYCYLLTETKNEKSLTRLDKLITAKNGFELAEADLMLRGGGTLAGSKQWGLSDLAMDAIRNLKLVEAARTEAEKLLTQDPDLKKYPLLKDRLDTKPVDIHFE; from the coding sequence ATGAATCCTCTAGAGCCTTTAATTAAACATTTCCGCCTTACTGGTGATCAACTAAAAGCCCTCGAAAAACTAAAGATTAAAACCCTGCAAGATTTACTACTTCACCTTCCCTCTCGCTATGCTAGACAAGGTGAAGCCAAACAAATTGCCGATTTAGTGGTAGGCGAAAACGCGATCATCTACGGCAAAGTGGTTAAAACCAAGATCAGTAAAGCCTGGAAAAAGAAAATTCCAATGTCAGAGGCAGTGATTGAAGACGGCTCGGGTAAAATCAAGGCGATCTGGTTCCACCAAGCCTACATGGTTAAGAAAGTACCCGAAGGGGCTTTGGCTCAATTTTCCGGCAAAGTCACCGAACGTAATGGTGAAAAATATTTAGCCAACCCTGATATTGGTGGTAACGAAGTAGTCCCCGGCAATTCATTATTTGCTTCAGATGAGGCCATGAATTTACAAGCAGTCTATCCCGAAACTCGCGGTCTGTCTTCGGGTTGGCTTTACTATCGTATCCAAACTTTACTCGGAAAGCATACTCATGAACAACTTCCTGACCCGATCCCAAGTGAAATGTTAAAAAGATACAATCTCCCTACCCTCTCCACCGCTTTGGTTTGGATCCACACCCCCAAAAATGGTCGTGATGCGGAAGCCGCTCGCAAACGATTTGCTTTTCAAGAAATCTTTTTTATTCAACTTGATCGGATTGATAAACGTAATCGCTATCAATCCAATCTGTCTTTCAAAGTTAAGACTAGCTCGGAAGATATAAAAACTTTTACCGACCGTTTTCCTTTTCCCCTAACAAACGCCCAAACTAAAGCCATTGCCAATATTACGAGCGACTTTACTAAAGACAAACCAATGACTCGCCTCCTCGAAGGTGATGTTGGTTCTGGTAAAACAGCCGTCGCTGCAGCCACCGCTTTTGCCGCAGTCAAAGCCGGATTTGAAGTAGCTTATATGGTACCAACCGAAATATTGGCTCGCCAACATTTCGAATCGTTCATTAAATATTTTGAACATATGCACGTGGCGGTAGGCTTGATGACTGGTAGTGAGTGCCGTAAATTTCCCTCCAAGATCTACAAGGAACAACACACTCACATTTCTCGACCACAACTCTTAAAATGGGTAGCTAACGGAGATATTCCGATTGTGATTGGGACTCACTCACTGATTCAAAAATCAGTGAAGTTCAAAAAATTATCCTACGTTATTATCGACGAACAACATCGCTTCGGCGTCATGCAACGGGGCAAACTTCTCAAACAAGGTGGTGGTCACAGTGAAGTGCCACACCTACTTTCGATGACCGCCACACCTATTCCCCGCACTTTGTCTCTGACTATTTATGGCGACTTAGATTTAACTCTACTTGATGAATTGCCGGCCGGCCGCAAACCAGTAATTACTAAAATCATTAAACCAGACGAGCGTGAAAAAGCTTATGAGACCGTTAGGCAAGAGTTAAAGGCCGGCCGACAATTATATGTAATTTGTCCGCGTATTGATGAACCAGACCCGGATAAAGAATTTGCCCTGCAAACAAAATCAGCCAAAGCAGAAAGTCTACGCCTAAAGAAAAATGTTTTTCCCGAATACGAAATCGGCTTAGTCCATAGTAAATTAAAACCTAAAGACAAAGAAAAAGTCATGGCTGATTTTACAGCTGGTAAAATTGATATCTTAGTCTCCACTTCCGTAGTCGAAGTTGGAGTTAATGTCCCTAACGCTACTAATATTATTATTGAGGGCTCAGAACGTTTTGGCTTAGCTCAACTCCACCAATTGCGCGGTCGTGTCTTGCGCAGCTCTCATCAAGCCTATTGTTATTTACTGACTGAAACCAAAAATGAAAAATCTCTAACACGCCTCGACAAACTCATCACCGCTAAAAATGGTTTTGAACTAGCTGAGGCTGATCTTATGCTTCGTGGTGGTGGCACTCTAGCTGGGAGTAAACAGTGGGGTTTGTCTGATCTAGCCATGGATGCTATTCGTAATCTCAAGCTCGTTGAAGCTGCTCGCACCGAAGCCGAAAAACTATTAACTCAAGATCCTGACCTAAAAAAATATCCCCTTCTCAAAGACCGTCTCGACACCAAACCAGTCGATATCCATTTTGAATAA
- a CDS encoding DUF2339 domain-containing protein, protein MLSFFMEPLGFVVSVAIIIYIIRLGSRVKALENKLSQGVEVKQIPQIVPPISLSGLSTNQQSSDGFIPLPEEQTRVSSESVEVSDVLSPEERLITWLREDWLLKLGALLVLIGVGWFISYAFANNWIGPVGQVSLGLLVGSLIIVLGAWRIKNYVYQGGVFLTLGSTIVILTTYAARAVYGMFTPTSALLLMLASIFFVTLMSVIYRRLPLSLISLALAGVIPFTVGGNFDYNALFAYLLIIIIGTIWVVAITGFDVVATAGLMLVVLYSLPHLTYINFTDTDKGALLLFAYVFAGLFFVANVVGFIRRPNSNLAPAVITAIGNGLLLLAWIIQTVPANLQSLTISAWMVVFVVGAFVALKLSGRQEPFYVYVGLGVVMLATATATELSGPALTIAYTLESALLILGVSAGVKKIEVTEMTSFVLIGPAALSLPSLVSSSWRDGIWHGDLAVLSILAVTLMALGYYLWHKSRLEKSTSASQVGLILAVLGSIYGYAIIWLCLHSLAASADTAVTIALIIYTLIGLSFYVLGRLRGHLTITSYGGALLIFVVGRLLTIDVWQMDIIGRVVVFLAVGVLLISTAFIGRRPSSSGIIQK, encoded by the coding sequence ATGCTATCTTTTTTTATGGAGCCTCTAGGTTTTGTGGTTAGTGTAGCGATTATTATTTATATTATTAGATTAGGTTCTAGGGTTAAGGCGCTAGAAAATAAATTATCTCAAGGAGTAGAAGTAAAACAAATTCCTCAAATTGTTCCACCTATATCCTTGTCTGGTTTGTCGACTAATCAACAGTCTTCTGATGGTTTTATTCCTTTACCGGAAGAGCAGACTAGAGTTTCAAGTGAGTCGGTAGAAGTTAGTGATGTTTTATCACCGGAGGAACGTTTGATTACTTGGCTTCGAGAAGATTGGCTTCTTAAGTTGGGTGCTTTGTTGGTTTTAATTGGGGTTGGTTGGTTTATATCATACGCCTTTGCTAATAATTGGATTGGTCCCGTTGGTCAGGTTAGTCTAGGATTATTGGTAGGCTCTTTAATTATAGTATTAGGTGCTTGGAGGATTAAAAACTATGTTTATCAGGGAGGTGTTTTTTTAACCTTAGGTTCAACTATTGTTATTTTAACTACCTATGCCGCCCGAGCGGTGTATGGAATGTTCACTCCAACTAGCGCTCTATTATTGATGCTGGCAAGTATCTTTTTTGTCACCCTGATGAGTGTTATTTATCGACGCTTGCCTCTGTCCTTGATTAGTCTTGCTTTGGCTGGGGTTATTCCGTTTACTGTTGGTGGGAACTTTGACTACAACGCCTTATTTGCTTATTTGTTGATCATAATAATCGGTACTATTTGGGTAGTAGCAATAACGGGATTTGATGTTGTAGCAACAGCTGGTTTAATGTTGGTTGTTTTGTATAGTTTGCCTCACTTAACATATATTAACTTTACTGACACCGATAAGGGGGCGCTACTTCTTTTTGCTTATGTTTTTGCTGGCTTGTTTTTTGTAGCCAATGTGGTGGGATTTATTCGTCGACCGAATTCAAATTTGGCGCCAGCTGTCATAACAGCGATTGGTAACGGTTTGTTGTTGTTGGCTTGGATCATTCAGACGGTGCCGGCCAATTTACAAAGTCTGACTATTTCGGCTTGGATGGTGGTTTTTGTGGTTGGAGCCTTTGTGGCCTTAAAGTTGTCTGGCAGACAAGAACCTTTTTATGTATACGTTGGTCTAGGGGTAGTGATGTTGGCGACAGCGACAGCGACTGAGTTATCTGGTCCAGCTTTAACTATTGCTTATACTTTGGAAAGCGCATTGCTAATTTTGGGTGTTTCAGCCGGGGTTAAAAAGATTGAGGTCACTGAGATGACTAGTTTTGTGTTAATTGGACCAGCGGCCTTGTCTCTGCCTAGTTTAGTTTCTTCTAGTTGGAGGGATGGAATTTGGCATGGTGATTTGGCCGTCTTATCTATTTTGGCGGTAACCTTAATGGCTTTAGGTTATTATTTATGGCACAAATCACGTTTGGAAAAATCCACCAGTGCTAGCCAGGTTGGTCTCATCTTGGCTGTGTTGGGGTCAATCTATGGCTACGCCATTATCTGGTTGTGTCTTCATAGTTTGGCGGCTTCAGCCGATACCGCCGTCACTATCGCTTTAATTATTTACACCTTAATTGGTCTAAGTTTTTATGTTTTGGGTCGCTTGCGAGGTCATTTAACAATTACTAGTTATGGGGGAGCCCTGTTAATATTTGTGGTGGGCCGACTTTTGACGATTGATGTTTGGCAAATGGATATTATTGGTCGAGTGGTTGTTTTCCTGGCTGTTGGTGTACTACTCATTAGCACCGCCTTCATTGGTCGCCGGCCAAGTAGTAGTGGAATTATTCAAAAATAA
- a CDS encoding SWIB/MDM2 domain-containing protein, translated as MTISDDLAAVVGKGPMPRSEVVKALWVYIKKHDLQDPKNKRNINADENLTKVFDGKKMVNMFEMTKLVSKHLS; from the coding sequence ATGACCATTAGTGACGACTTAGCCGCTGTGGTTGGCAAAGGTCCAATGCCTCGATCTGAAGTTGTAAAAGCACTTTGGGTTTATATCAAGAAGCATGATCTGCAAGATCCAAAGAACAAGCGAAATATTAATGCTGATGAAAACTTAACTAAAGTTTTTGATGGCAAGAAAATGGTCAACATGTTTGAGATGACCAAGCTTGTTTCTAAGCACTTGTCATAA
- a CDS encoding right-handed parallel beta-helix repeat-containing protein: MFTETNFLNSKKAGFTLIELLVVIAIIALLASVVLSSLSSARQKSVDSANDQQVHQVKTALELYFADREYYPGKPGITIRSDDADNANWQEIVTALSPEYIRSIPIRPGSAFVFQGTACGSDFNQTCSYTLTTSKVVVDNSGGGGTGGEGTGGGGTGGGGTGGGAGDPGLGDIAGATGDIFYVDSESGDDQKDGLSSANAWKTIAKVNSSMSSFGPGDRILFKKGGIWNEKLIINTSGASGNPVIFSYYGTGAKPLLDLNNANDFGVYILNRSYITVRSLAIREANTSNPDAPSAGVVVANSKHIVLENLTLDANKGVGGIFIYSSAPALLDDVIVRNSAVSGTSGSTYSTADGNKGSGIHMWGECNTCGSNVVLESNTLSGNGSHGIGMFMPNVKIQNNTIYQNDNSGITGGGLPANGALIENNLIYENCQETDDCPGVNFFRSGGNNIIRNNNIRNQHDTVADTSIPINTGYSTKYGTNGIRFDGGDAYAVTIFGPGADYMSQSGNVIIGNQISNEMIGISLFNFSGVTVQNNTITNSQTAGIGVGSVNTTNTTVTAYVSGNTIDPVPPPNGISTVGPVNISN, translated from the coding sequence GTGTTTACCGAAACTAATTTTCTAAATTCTAAAAAAGCTGGTTTTACGTTGATCGAGCTATTGGTGGTAATAGCGATTATCGCCCTACTAGCGAGTGTGGTGCTGTCTTCGTTGTCGAGTGCTCGGCAGAAAAGTGTTGATAGTGCTAATGATCAACAAGTGCATCAAGTAAAAACAGCTCTGGAACTTTATTTCGCCGATCGGGAATATTACCCAGGTAAGCCGGGTATTACTATTCGGAGTGATGATGCTGATAATGCTAATTGGCAAGAGATTGTCACAGCTTTATCTCCTGAATATATTAGGAGTATCCCTATTCGGCCCGGTTCTGCTTTTGTGTTTCAGGGAACAGCTTGTGGTTCTGATTTTAATCAAACTTGTTCTTATACTTTAACAACCAGCAAAGTAGTGGTTGATAATTCTGGTGGTGGCGGTACTGGTGGAGAGGGTACAGGTGGTGGCGGTACTGGGGGTGGGGGAACCGGCGGAGGGGCTGGTGACCCTGGTCTTGGTGACATAGCAGGTGCGACTGGTGACATTTTTTATGTTGATAGTGAGTCTGGTGATGACCAGAAAGATGGTTTGTCTTCAGCTAATGCTTGGAAAACTATCGCTAAAGTAAATTCCAGTATGAGCTCGTTTGGTCCTGGTGATCGAATTTTATTTAAAAAAGGAGGTATCTGGAATGAAAAATTAATTATTAATACTTCCGGAGCCTCAGGTAATCCGGTGATTTTTAGTTACTATGGTACGGGCGCCAAGCCGTTATTAGATCTAAATAATGCCAATGATTTTGGTGTGTATATTCTTAATCGTTCCTATATTACTGTCAGATCGCTGGCTATTCGCGAAGCTAATACTAGTAATCCAGACGCACCTAGCGCTGGAGTGGTAGTGGCCAACTCTAAACATATTGTTCTGGAAAATTTAACTCTTGATGCGAACAAAGGAGTGGGGGGTATTTTTATTTATAGTAGTGCCCCAGCCTTACTTGATGACGTGATAGTTCGTAATTCGGCGGTCAGTGGTACGAGTGGTTCTACTTATAGTACAGCTGATGGTAACAAAGGTAGTGGAATTCATATGTGGGGGGAGTGTAATACTTGTGGAAGTAATGTGGTGTTAGAAAGTAACACTCTGTCTGGTAATGGCTCTCATGGGATTGGGATGTTTATGCCAAATGTAAAAATCCAAAACAATACTATTTACCAAAATGACAATTCCGGTATTACCGGTGGAGGCTTGCCGGCTAATGGTGCCCTCATTGAAAATAATTTAATTTACGAAAATTGTCAGGAGACTGATGATTGTCCTGGAGTGAACTTTTTCCGTTCCGGAGGAAATAATATTATTCGTAATAACAACATCCGTAACCAACACGACACGGTTGCTGATACTTCAATTCCGATTAATACTGGCTACTCTACTAAGTATGGTACTAATGGAATTCGTTTTGATGGTGGAGATGCTTATGCGGTGACTATTTTTGGTCCCGGGGCGGACTATATGAGTCAGTCTGGCAACGTTATTATTGGTAATCAAATCAGTAATGAAATGATTGGGATATCTCTGTTTAATTTCAGTGGCGTAACCGTGCAGAATAATACCATCACTAATAGTCAGACGGCGGGGATTGGAGTTGGGTCAGTCAACACTACTAATACTACTGTTACAGCTTATGTTTCAGGTAATACTATTGATCCTGTTCCACCTCCAAATGGTATTTCAACTGTCGGCCCAGTAAATATTTCCAACTAG
- the pilM gene encoding type IV pilus assembly protein PilM, whose protein sequence is MDNPLSKLFTLGSLFSKGDTSVVGLDIGSSSIKVVQLRKDKGQMILETYGELSAGPYGGASVGQAVNLSPAKTAELIKDLFRESAITTKVGGLSIPLKSSLLVAIEVPESVNNNLDQIIPIEARKYVPVPISEVALDWWVIPKSTTENLDDVDRERKGGALAMTNVLVVAVHKDTIKQFQDISTAVGVETKFLEIETFSAMRSSLQNDLGATVIVDLGAASTKVVIIDYGVVRLSHTISKGSQDVTHAIARSLNIPFIKAEEIKRRIGLVEKVDGGSLTATLSPIVEYIFSEVTRVMVNYQKKYNRSVDKVILIGGGASLKGIKEIASQHVYAPIVFGNPFERVQAPAFLSPVLSEVGPSFAVAIGVAMRALQES, encoded by the coding sequence ATGGATAATCCGCTATCGAAGCTATTTACTTTAGGTTCTTTATTTTCTAAAGGCGACACTAGTGTTGTTGGTCTTGATATTGGTTCGTCCTCGATTAAAGTTGTTCAGTTGCGAAAAGACAAAGGTCAGATGATTTTGGAAACCTATGGTGAGCTATCAGCTGGTCCTTATGGTGGTGCCTCAGTTGGTCAAGCGGTAAATCTATCACCAGCCAAAACAGCTGAGTTGATTAAAGACTTATTTCGAGAATCAGCCATCACCACCAAAGTTGGTGGCTTATCTATTCCACTTAAATCTAGTTTATTGGTGGCGATTGAAGTACCAGAGTCAGTCAATAATAATTTGGACCAGATAATTCCTATCGAAGCTCGCAAGTATGTACCAGTACCTATCTCCGAAGTGGCTTTGGATTGGTGGGTGATTCCGAAATCAACTACAGAAAATTTAGACGATGTGGATCGAGAACGTAAAGGGGGAGCGCTCGCGATGACGAACGTTTTGGTGGTAGCGGTCCACAAAGATACGATCAAACAATTTCAAGATATTAGTACCGCTGTTGGAGTGGAAACTAAATTTTTAGAAATTGAAACTTTTAGTGCTATGCGAAGTTCTTTACAAAATGATTTAGGGGCGACGGTGATCGTTGACCTAGGGGCCGCTTCGACGAAAGTGGTTATTATTGATTACGGAGTGGTTCGGTTGTCTCATACTATTAGTAAAGGATCACAAGATGTTACTCATGCTATCGCTCGGTCATTAAATATTCCTTTTATTAAAGCCGAAGAGATAAAACGTCGAATCGGTTTGGTGGAAAAAGTTGACGGAGGGTCTTTGACGGCTACTCTGAGTCCAATTGTGGAATACATATTTTCAGAAGTAACTAGAGTTATGGTAAACTATCAGAAGAAGTATAACCGCAGTGTTGATAAAGTTATTTTAATTGGCGGCGGTGCTTCATTAAAAGGGATCAAAGAGATTGCTAGTCAGCATGTGTATGCTCCAATCGTTTTTGGTAATCCTTTCGAGCGAGTGCAAGCGCCGGCTTTTTTATCACCAGTCCTATCCGAAGTTGGTCCGAGCTTTGCGGTTGCTATCGGGGTAGCGATGAGGGCTCTGCAAGAATCATAA
- a CDS encoding thrombospondin type 3 repeat-containing protein, whose protein sequence is MMYIKNLFFSGAAMLVFFSMTSPVFGLSNPLDLTAPNYRSYQDINNLNIVVPTVVQVDFPSSNFKFFNFKIWDIEEQTAKPRFVNKVNVAQKVPESISASDASNSANLMIDNNVSTYTEFPLTGTSGRTTITIDTAKPITSSQLNIDLGQYVTKPTHIEVLTFFGGSSGGESGKIVVARRPYLSNSINFPETTARRWMVTLEYEQLLRISEFSLEQNNVGSVTSGYVRFLAQPGHNYRLYSNPDRETAELTADNLVTVNNFLAVTPSAIMGNPIYSPADSDRDGVLDINDNCPNVINPDQADIDNSGQGDVCEDFDKDGILNSVDNCPNEPNVDQQDRDGDKIGDVCDKEESRLTEKYPFLPWVGIGFAGAVLVVLLILVAVPGIRNKVPADGQM, encoded by the coding sequence ATGATGTATATTAAAAATTTATTTTTCAGTGGGGCTGCTATGTTGGTTTTTTTTAGTATGACTAGTCCGGTTTTTGGCTTGTCGAATCCTTTGGACCTTACTGCTCCTAATTATCGTTCTTATCAGGACATTAATAATCTCAATATTGTAGTGCCAACTGTGGTTCAAGTTGATTTCCCGTCCAGTAATTTCAAATTTTTCAACTTTAAAATTTGGGATATAGAAGAACAGACCGCCAAGCCTAGATTTGTTAACAAGGTGAATGTGGCTCAAAAAGTGCCGGAGAGTATCTCGGCTTCGGATGCTAGTAATAGCGCCAATTTAATGATTGATAATAACGTCAGTACTTACACAGAGTTTCCGTTAACTGGTACTTCTGGTCGAACTACAATTACTATTGATACAGCGAAACCAATCACTTCGTCTCAATTAAATATTGATCTGGGTCAATATGTTACCAAACCAACTCATATTGAGGTTCTGACTTTTTTTGGTGGTAGCTCAGGTGGAGAGAGTGGTAAAATAGTAGTAGCTCGCAGACCTTATTTATCTAATAGTATTAATTTTCCAGAAACAACAGCTAGGCGGTGGATGGTGACTTTAGAGTATGAACAACTGCTTCGCATTAGTGAATTTTCTCTGGAGCAGAATAATGTTGGTAGTGTGACATCTGGCTATGTCCGTTTTTTGGCTCAACCAGGACATAACTATAGGTTGTATTCTAACCCAGACAGAGAAACAGCCGAATTAACAGCTGACAATCTGGTGACCGTCAATAATTTTTTAGCAGTTACTCCGTCAGCAATTATGGGTAATCCTATTTATAGTCCAGCTGATTCTGATAGAGATGGTGTATTAGATATCAATGATAATTGTCCTAATGTTATAAATCCAGACCAAGCTGACATTGATAACAGTGGTCAGGGGGATGTTTGTGAAGATTTTGATAAGGATGGTATTTTGAACTCAGTCGATAATTGCCCCAATGAACCAAACGTTGATCAACAAGATAGAGACGGTGACAAGATAGGCGATGTTTGTGACAAAGAAGAAAGTCGCTTGACTGAAAAATATCCTTTTTTACCTTGGGTGGGGATAGGTTTCGCTGGAGCTGTTTTGGTGGTATTGCTTATATTGGTGGCTGTGCCGGGGATTAGAAATAAAGTCCCAGCCGACGGTCAAATGTAG